The nucleotide sequence GTTAGCTGCAGAATTATTTTCGCAGATTTGAAAGTCGTGCTGCAGGTGGCTGCTGCCGGATATGACAGGAATCCATATTTTGTATTCACAAAAATGGACATCCGGAAACTGTATATCAACGAATAATATACGTTGTATAAGGAGATTTTTATGTTTGCAGACAAGGCAAGAATTATAATACGATCAGGAAAAGGCGGAGATGGACATGTTAGTTTTCGCCGCGAAAAATATGTGCCTGCCGGCGGACCGGATGGCGGAGATGGTGGAGACGGTGGTTCTGTTATCTTTCAGGTTGATAATGGTGTAAATACTCTTTCGGATTTCCGTTATAAGCGCAAATTTTCAGCAGAAGACGGAAAAGAAGGTGCTAAAAAGCGTATGCACGGAAAGAACGGTAAGGATCTTATACTTAAGGTTCCTGAAGGAACAGTAGTTAAAGATGCAAAAAGCGGTAAAGTTATCGTTGACATGTCCGGAGATAATAAATGTGTTACTATACTCAAAGGCGGTCATGGCGGTAATGGAAATATGCATTATGCTACATCAACAATGCAGGCGCCTAAATACGCTCAGCCGGGACAGGATGCAATAGAGTTAGAAGTTCTTTTGGAGTTAAAGGTTATCGCTGATGTTGGTCTGGTTGGTTATCCTAATGCCGGAAAATCAACTCTTATCAGCAGAGTAACCAATGCTAAACCGGAAATAGCAAATTATCCTTTTACCACGCTTCAACCTCATCTTGGAGTTGTTGACTTTCCGGATGGCGGTGGTTTTGTAATGGCGGACATACCGGGACTTATTGAAGGTGCTGCAGATGGAGTCGGACTTGGACATGAGTTTTTAAGACACATAGAGCGTACCAGAGTTCTTATCCATATGGTAGATGCTGCAGCTACTGACGGCAGAGATCCTGTTGATGATGTATATAAAATTAATCAGGAATTGGAAAAATACAGCGCTGACGTATCAAAAAAACCGCAGATCATTGTTGCTAATAAGACTGATGCTGTTCAGGTTGCAGAGGGAGAAGAAAATCCTGTTGACAGAATTCGCAAAGAATTTGAGCCTAAGGGTTATGAAGTGATGTCTGTATCTGCTGTTACCGGTGAAGGTGTTAAAGAACTCATGGGCAGGGTTAAGGAACTCTTGAGTCAGCATCGTGATGAGAAGATAGTATATGAACAGGAATTCTTCCCTGAGGAACATGTTGCGGACAAGCTTCCTTATGATGTTTCTTATGATGAAAAGAATAACCTTTACGTTCTTGAAGGACCCAGAATAGAAAAGATGCTTGGATATACAAATCTGGAATCTGAAAAAGGATTTATCTTCTTCCAGAAATTCATTCGTGAATGTGGTGCACTTGAAAAGCTTGAAGCACTTGGAATGCAGGAAGGCGATACAGTTAAGATTTATGGTTTCCAGTTTGAATATTTTAAGGATTAATTGAGGAATTTATAATTATGATGAAAATTACTACTAAACAGAGAGCTTTTCTTAGAAGTATCGCAATGACTACAGATCCGATATTTCAGGTTGGTAAGGCAAGCCTTACGCCTGAAATCACTGCAGCTATAGACGAAGCACTTGCAGCCAGGGAACTTATTAAAATAAGTGTTCTTAAAAACTGTGATGATGATGCACATTCTATTGCAGAAGCTCTTGCTGAGAGAACCAGATCTGTTCTTGTACAGGTTGTTGGAAAGAAAATTACTCTTTACAGACCGGCAAAAGAGCCTAAAATTGAGCTTCCTCGCGCATAAAAGAGGCATATAATGAAGAGATTGGGATTTCTAGGAGGTACATTTAATCCGATACATATAGGTCATTTGATCTTAGCTGAACAGGCTTATTCAGAGTTTGACCTTGATAAGGTTTTGATCGTTCCCAGCGGTAATCCATATTTTAAGGAAAACATCAAGGTTCTTCAGGCAGAAAAAAGATTGGAAATGTGCAGGATAGCAGTTTCTGATAATGCACATTTTGAAGTGTCTGATATAGAGGTCAGAAGAGAAGGGGATACCTACACTTTTGAAACCTTAGAGGAGCTTCATAAAATCTATCCTGATGCAGAGCTTTATTTTATATGTGGTGCAGATATTATTAAACAGATAAAATTGTGGAAGCACCCAGAAAAAGTTTTTAAGCTTTCTTCAATAATTGCGGCCGTTAGGGATGATTGCGATATTTTAGATCTTGCAAGTCAGATCGAAATATATAAAAGAGATTATGATGCCAGGATTGAAATTATGCATACGGGTCGAATGGATATCTCATCCACAGATTTAAGGCTTAAGATAAGAGATTCAAAAACAGTAAGATACTTTATTCCGGATAATGTTATAGAATATATTAGAAAGAATAAAATATATATGGATGAAGTTTGATTTTGGTATTTTAACTTAAGGAGCGGAATATTGACAGAAGAAATCAAAGCTATTAAGAAAAAGGTTAAGAAGGTTCTTGATAAAGACAGGTATCAGCATACTCTTGGCGTTGCATATACAGCAGCTTCTCTTGCTATGCGATATGGTATAGATATCGATCGTGCTTTTCTTGCCGGAATTTTGCATGATTGTGCAAAGAACATAGCAAATGATGAGAAATTTACTCTATGTAAAAAGTATAAGATCAAGCTTTCTGATGTTGAAAAGCAGGCTCCATACTTGATCCATTCTAAACTGGGTGCTTGTTTGGCAAGGGAAATATATAAGGTAGAGGACAAAGAAATACTTGATGCTGTCCGGAATCATACAACAGGACGCCCGGGCATGACTGTTCTTGAGAAGATCATTTTTATCGCGGATTATATAGAACCTGGCAGAACTACAGCTCCTAACCTTTCTAAAATCAGACAGATGTCTTTTGTTGATCTCGATAAAGCAGTTATTGAAATCTTAAAAGATACACTTGAGTATTTAAATACTAAAGATCAGATTATTGACCCTATGACACAAAAAACGTATGATTACTATGTAGCTTGCACAAAACAGGTATAAGCAAAGGATTAATAAATGACAAAAACAACTGAGGAACTCGTAAAAATTGCATTTAACGCAGCAGAAGAAAAAAAAGCAGAGGATCTTGTTATCCTAAACATAGGTAAAGTTAGTGTTATCGCTGATTATTTTATTATTGCCACAGCAAATAATCCGTCACAGATGCAGGCAATTACGGATAATATTGATGAAATGCTTGTTAAATTCGGATCAGAGGCTAAAAGCATAGAGGGAAATAATGATTCTAACTGGATTTTAATGGATTATGGTGATTTTATAGTTCATGTTTTTGATCGTGAGAGTCGATCATTTTATGATCTGGAAAGAATCTGGAAAGATGCTGATACAGTTAAAATTGAAGAATTATAATAAAAAAGAGAATCTGTAAATTGTACAGATTCTCTTTTTGTTTTTGTCACTGCATTCCTCAAAGTCATGCATTTCCATAAAGTCTGAATACTGCAAAAACTTTACCGAGAATCTGACAATCGTCTACGATGATAGGATCCATTTCATCATTCTGCGGCTGAAGACGTATATGTCCATTTTCTTTATAAAAAGTCTTTACAGTAGCACTGTCGCCAACAAGTGCAACGACCGTATCTCCGTTTTCTGCGGTATTTGCGGAACGAACAAAAATCTGGTCTCCATCCATTATTCCCATGTTGATCATACTGTTTCCATGTACTTTAAGTACAAAAGCATCCGATGATCCCATATTTTTAGGAAGCATATCGG is from Lachnospiraceae bacterium C1.1 and encodes:
- the yhbY gene encoding ribosome assembly RNA-binding protein YhbY, translating into MTTKQRAFLRSIAMTTDPIFQVGKASLTPEITAAIDEALAARELIKISVLKNCDDDAHSIAEALAERTRSVLVQVVGKKITLYRPAKEPKIELPRA
- the nadD gene encoding nicotinate-nucleotide adenylyltransferase yields the protein MKRLGFLGGTFNPIHIGHLILAEQAYSEFDLDKVLIVPSGNPYFKENIKVLQAEKRLEMCRIAVSDNAHFEVSDIEVRREGDTYTFETLEELHKIYPDAELYFICGADIIKQIKLWKHPEKVFKLSSIIAAVRDDCDILDLASQIEIYKRDYDARIEIMHTGRMDISSTDLRLKIRDSKTVRYFIPDNVIEYIRKNKIYMDEV
- the yqeK gene encoding bis(5'-nucleosyl)-tetraphosphatase (symmetrical) YqeK, whose protein sequence is MTEEIKAIKKKVKKVLDKDRYQHTLGVAYTAASLAMRYGIDIDRAFLAGILHDCAKNIANDEKFTLCKKYKIKLSDVEKQAPYLIHSKLGACLAREIYKVEDKEILDAVRNHTTGRPGMTVLEKIIFIADYIEPGRTTAPNLSKIRQMSFVDLDKAVIEILKDTLEYLNTKDQIIDPMTQKTYDYYVACTKQV
- the obgE gene encoding GTPase ObgE, yielding MFADKARIIIRSGKGGDGHVSFRREKYVPAGGPDGGDGGDGGSVIFQVDNGVNTLSDFRYKRKFSAEDGKEGAKKRMHGKNGKDLILKVPEGTVVKDAKSGKVIVDMSGDNKCVTILKGGHGGNGNMHYATSTMQAPKYAQPGQDAIELEVLLELKVIADVGLVGYPNAGKSTLISRVTNAKPEIANYPFTTLQPHLGVVDFPDGGGFVMADIPGLIEGAADGVGLGHEFLRHIERTRVLIHMVDAAATDGRDPVDDVYKINQELEKYSADVSKKPQIIVANKTDAVQVAEGEENPVDRIRKEFEPKGYEVMSVSAVTGEGVKELMGRVKELLSQHRDEKIVYEQEFFPEEHVADKLPYDVSYDEKNNLYVLEGPRIEKMLGYTNLESEKGFIFFQKFIRECGALEKLEALGMQEGDTVKIYGFQFEYFKD
- the rsfS gene encoding ribosome silencing factor; protein product: MTKTTEELVKIAFNAAEEKKAEDLVILNIGKVSVIADYFIIATANNPSQMQAITDNIDEMLVKFGSEAKSIEGNNDSNWILMDYGDFIVHVFDRESRSFYDLERIWKDADTVKIEEL